A genomic stretch from Microbacterium proteolyticum includes:
- a CDS encoding SDR family oxidoreductase, translated as MERIVIVGGHGKVALHLARLLADRGDEAVSVIRDPGQSGDVEQAGAAPLVLDVEKADVDDLAEAFTGADAIVWSAGAGGGSPERTYAVDRDAAQRAVDAASKAGVRRFVMVSWIGSTPDHGFDPDDSFFPYADAKLAADDHLRASDLDWTILGPGTLTLDPPSGRISTAPQGKGEVSRADVAAVVAGALVQPATIGRFVRFGNGGTLIAEALADGPSGVASVEE; from the coding sequence ATGGAGCGCATCGTGATCGTCGGGGGCCACGGCAAGGTGGCCCTGCACCTTGCACGTCTGCTCGCCGACCGGGGTGACGAGGCGGTCTCCGTCATCCGCGATCCGGGGCAGTCGGGTGATGTCGAGCAGGCGGGCGCGGCGCCGCTCGTGCTCGACGTCGAAAAGGCCGACGTGGACGATCTCGCCGAGGCTTTCACGGGCGCCGACGCCATCGTGTGGTCGGCGGGCGCCGGCGGCGGCAGTCCCGAGCGCACCTACGCCGTCGACCGCGACGCCGCTCAGCGTGCGGTGGATGCGGCATCGAAGGCCGGCGTCCGACGCTTCGTCATGGTGTCGTGGATCGGCTCGACACCCGACCACGGCTTCGACCCCGACGATTCGTTCTTCCCCTACGCCGATGCCAAACTCGCGGCCGACGACCATCTGCGGGCGAGCGACCTCGACTGGACGATTCTCGGCCCCGGCACCCTCACCCTCGACCCGCCGTCCGGGCGCATCAGCACCGCGCCGCAGGGCAAAGGCGAGGTCTCACGCGCCGACGTCGCAGCCGTCGTCGCGGGGGCGCTCGTGCAGCCCGCGACCATCGGACGCTTCGTGCGGTTCGGTAACGGAGGAACCCTGATCGCGGAAGCCCTCGCCGACGGTCCGAGCGGCGTGGCTAGCGTGGAGGAATGA
- a CDS encoding PPOX class F420-dependent oxidoreductase, translated as MIPDAQRDLLENPNYGSLGTVRPDGTVQVNPMWFEFDGEHVLFTHTVTRQKFRNLQKNPSMSLMVFDPEQPYRYVEVRGRLVETVPDPEGAFYVRLGQRYGNAQQEAPPDSADRVILKMSIEKVGGQ; from the coding sequence ATGATCCCCGACGCGCAGCGCGACCTGTTGGAGAACCCGAACTACGGCAGTCTCGGCACCGTGCGCCCCGACGGCACGGTGCAGGTGAATCCGATGTGGTTCGAGTTCGACGGCGAGCACGTCTTGTTCACGCACACCGTGACCCGTCAGAAGTTCCGCAACCTGCAGAAGAACCCGTCGATGAGCCTGATGGTGTTCGACCCCGAGCAGCCCTACCGCTACGTCGAGGTGCGCGGCCGGCTCGTCGAGACGGTGCCCGACCCGGAGGGCGCGTTCTACGTCCGCCTCGGCCAGCGGTACGGCAACGCGCAGCAGGAGGCCCCGCCCGACAGCGCCGACCGGGTCATCCTGAAGATGTCGATCGAGAAGGTCGGGGGCCAGTGA
- a CDS encoding YchJ family protein: MRSRYTAFAVGDAAHLARSWHPRTRPEDIVTDDGTRWAGLDIVDAVEEGDAATVEFRARWRHAGEAGELHERSRFVRRAGRWVYVDGDVD, encoded by the coding sequence ATGCGCTCGCGCTACACCGCGTTCGCCGTCGGTGATGCGGCGCACCTGGCGCGGTCGTGGCATCCGCGGACTCGACCGGAGGACATCGTGACCGACGACGGCACTCGATGGGCCGGCCTCGACATCGTCGACGCCGTGGAAGAAGGGGATGCCGCGACCGTCGAGTTCCGCGCGCGGTGGCGTCACGCCGGCGAGGCGGGGGAGCTGCACGAGCGGAGCCGGTTCGTCCGCCGCGCCGGCCGGTGGGTGTACGTCGACGGCGACGTGGACTGA
- a CDS encoding 5'-3' exonuclease, with product MTDRLMLLDTASLYFRAFYGVPDKVKAPDGTSVNAVRGLLDMIAKLVTTYEPTRLVACWDDDWRPAWRVDLLPSYKAHRVVQAVPAGTDVEEVPDPLEAQIPLIREALSVLGIPIVGAAEHEADDVIGTLATRADVPVDIVTGDRDLFQLVDDERGVRVIYTARGMSNLELVDDAAVVAKYGVHARQYADFAVLRGDPSDGLPGVAGIGEKSAATLLGACGSLDGIRSAAADGTAGTPAQRAKITAAADYLDVAPTVVNVARNLDLGPFDDRLGRADATGAAELADRINLGSSMTRALAALPH from the coding sequence GTGACCGACCGCCTCATGCTCCTCGACACCGCGTCGCTGTACTTCCGCGCCTTCTACGGCGTCCCCGACAAGGTGAAGGCGCCCGACGGCACCTCGGTGAACGCCGTGCGCGGTCTGCTCGACATGATCGCGAAACTCGTCACGACCTACGAGCCGACCCGGCTCGTCGCGTGCTGGGACGACGACTGGCGTCCGGCGTGGCGCGTCGATCTGCTCCCCAGCTACAAGGCGCACCGCGTCGTTCAAGCCGTGCCCGCCGGGACCGACGTCGAAGAGGTACCCGACCCCCTCGAGGCGCAGATCCCCCTCATCCGCGAGGCCCTCTCCGTGCTCGGCATCCCGATCGTGGGCGCCGCCGAGCACGAGGCCGACGACGTCATCGGCACCCTGGCCACCCGCGCCGACGTGCCCGTCGACATCGTCACCGGCGACCGCGACCTCTTCCAGCTCGTCGACGACGAACGCGGCGTCCGCGTCATCTACACGGCGCGAGGGATGAGCAACCTCGAGCTCGTGGACGACGCGGCCGTGGTCGCCAAGTACGGCGTGCACGCGCGGCAGTACGCCGACTTCGCGGTTCTCCGCGGCGACCCCTCCGACGGCCTCCCCGGGGTGGCGGGCATCGGCGAGAAGTCCGCGGCGACGCTGCTGGGCGCGTGCGGCTCGCTCGACGGCATCCGCTCCGCCGCCGCCGACGGGACGGCGGGGACTCCCGCGCAGCGCGCGAAGATCACCGCCGCAGCCGACTACCTCGACGTCGCGCCCACCGTCGTGAACGTCGCGCGCAACCTCGACCTCGGCCCGTTCGACGACCGCCTCGGCCGTGCCGACGCGACGGGGGCGGCGGAGCTGGCCGACCGCATCAACCTGGGGTCATCGATGACGCGGGCGCTCGCCGCGCTCCCGCACTGA
- a CDS encoding PHP domain-containing protein produces the protein MDPLDALTEIAYLLERERSSRYKSKAFRTAAAAIEGLSADELRDPGLRRRSGIGESTFAVIQQALAGEVPERLAKLRAESAPVGGAELRAQLRGDLHSHSEWSDGLTPIDAMVEAARALGHEYLALTDHSPRLTVANGLSPERLRAQMEIVRGHRGDGFTLLTGIEVDILDDGGLDQQDGLLRELDVVVASAHSKLRMERGPMTRRLVAAAQDARVDVLGHVTGRLVEGARGTRPPSTFDAGEVFSACAASGVAVEINSRPERQDPPDELLAMAIEAGCLFSIDSDAHAPGQLSLLDYGAARAEALGVPAERIVTTWTLEKLRAWLTRSR, from the coding sequence GTGGACCCGCTCGACGCCCTCACCGAGATCGCGTACCTGCTCGAGCGGGAGAGGTCGTCACGCTACAAGTCGAAGGCGTTCCGTACCGCCGCCGCGGCGATCGAGGGCCTGAGCGCGGACGAACTGCGCGACCCCGGCCTGCGGCGCCGGTCCGGCATCGGCGAGTCGACGTTCGCCGTCATCCAGCAGGCTCTGGCGGGCGAGGTGCCGGAGCGGCTCGCGAAGCTGCGCGCGGAATCGGCTCCCGTCGGCGGAGCGGAGCTGCGCGCACAGTTGCGGGGCGATCTGCACAGTCACAGCGAGTGGTCCGACGGGCTGACGCCGATCGACGCGATGGTCGAGGCGGCGCGCGCTCTGGGCCACGAGTACCTCGCGCTGACCGATCACTCGCCGCGGCTGACGGTGGCGAACGGCCTCTCGCCTGAGCGCCTCCGTGCGCAGATGGAGATCGTGCGCGGACACCGGGGAGACGGGTTCACGCTGCTCACCGGCATCGAGGTCGACATCCTCGACGACGGCGGCCTCGACCAGCAAGACGGGTTGCTCCGCGAACTCGATGTGGTCGTGGCATCCGCTCACTCGAAGCTGCGGATGGAGCGCGGGCCGATGACGCGCCGTCTCGTCGCAGCCGCGCAGGACGCGCGGGTCGACGTGCTGGGGCACGTGACCGGACGACTCGTGGAGGGCGCGCGGGGAACGCGTCCGCCCTCGACGTTCGATGCCGGTGAGGTGTTCTCGGCGTGCGCCGCCTCGGGGGTGGCGGTGGAGATCAACTCGCGTCCCGAGCGGCAGGATCCACCCGACGAGCTGCTGGCCATGGCGATCGAGGCGGGCTGCCTGTTCTCGATCGACTCGGACGCGCACGCGCCAGGCCAGCTCTCGCTGCTGGACTACGGCGCCGCGCGCGCCGAGGCGCTGGGCGTTCCCGCCGAACGGATCGTCACGACGTGGACGCTCGAGAAGCTCCGGGCGTGGCTGACGCGGTCGCGCTGA
- the trpD gene encoding anthranilate phosphoribosyltransferase translates to MAERFTWPDLLTSLLAGDDLSVSESTWAMRRVMAGQATPSQLAAFLIALRAKGETVEEIVGFRDAILEAAVPLPVSPDVLDIVGTGGDRFGTVNVSTTAAIVAAASGVPVVKHGNRAASSASGSSDVLSALGIALTLAPEKVAETLDRTGITFAFAAAFHPGFKHAATTRSELGVPTVFNFLGPLCNPARAEANAVGVAHLDRVPLITGVFRTRGATALVFRGDDGLDELTTTGHSRLWEISRGDVHEHDLDPRDLGIPLADMDDLLGGSPDHNAGVVRRVLGGEEGPVRDIVLLNAAAGLVSYRLFQDAAEVQRPILERLAEAMTDAAAAIDDGRATAKLDAWVHASQDLAE, encoded by the coding sequence ATGGCGGAACGCTTCACTTGGCCCGATCTGCTCACCTCTCTGCTCGCCGGCGACGACCTCAGCGTGTCGGAGTCGACGTGGGCGATGAGGCGGGTCATGGCGGGCCAGGCGACACCCTCTCAGCTCGCGGCGTTCCTCATCGCCCTTCGCGCGAAGGGAGAGACGGTCGAGGAGATCGTCGGGTTCCGCGACGCCATTCTCGAAGCCGCCGTTCCGCTGCCCGTGAGCCCTGACGTGCTCGACATCGTGGGAACGGGAGGCGACCGGTTCGGCACCGTGAACGTGTCGACAACCGCGGCGATCGTCGCGGCGGCATCCGGGGTGCCCGTGGTCAAGCACGGCAACCGTGCGGCGAGCTCTGCCTCGGGTTCCTCCGACGTGTTGTCGGCGCTCGGAATCGCTCTCACCCTCGCGCCCGAGAAGGTGGCCGAGACGCTCGACCGCACGGGGATCACGTTCGCCTTCGCCGCCGCTTTCCACCCGGGGTTCAAGCACGCCGCCACGACGCGTTCCGAGCTGGGCGTGCCGACGGTGTTCAACTTCCTCGGGCCCCTGTGCAACCCGGCCCGTGCCGAGGCCAACGCCGTCGGTGTGGCGCACCTCGACCGGGTGCCGCTCATCACCGGAGTCTTCCGCACCCGGGGGGCGACGGCCCTGGTGTTCCGCGGCGACGACGGTCTCGACGAACTGACCACGACCGGGCACAGCCGCCTGTGGGAGATCAGCCGGGGCGACGTGCACGAGCACGATCTGGATCCGCGGGATCTCGGCATCCCGCTCGCCGACATGGACGATCTGCTCGGCGGCTCGCCGGACCACAACGCCGGTGTCGTGCGGCGCGTTCTCGGGGGCGAGGAGGGGCCGGTGCGCGACATCGTGCTGCTCAACGCCGCGGCCGGACTGGTGTCGTACCGGCTGTTCCAGGATGCCGCCGAGGTGCAGCGTCCGATCCTCGAGCGTCTCGCCGAGGCGATGACCGACGCCGCCGCCGCGATCGACGACGGGCGCGCCACGGCGAAGCTCGATGCGTGGGTGCACGCCTCGCAAGACCTGGCGGAGTAG
- the ctaE gene encoding aa3-type cytochrome oxidase subunit III, whose product MTTSATYSQAVRAVKRPDPVAVGTIVWLGSEVMFFAGLFAIYFTLRSTSASLWAEETQLLNVPFATVNTVILVLSSVTCQMGVFAAERYQPYTVKTNSFWRRWGMVEWFYLTFILGAVFVSGQVWEYATLVAEGMPIDANPYASAFYLTTGFHALHVTGGLIAFLLVIGRAYAVKNFGRKEMTTSIVVSYYWHFVDVVWIALFFVIYFLK is encoded by the coding sequence GTGACGACCTCAGCGACGTATTCCCAGGCCGTGCGTGCCGTGAAGCGACCCGACCCGGTCGCCGTGGGCACGATCGTGTGGCTGGGCAGCGAGGTCATGTTCTTCGCCGGCCTGTTCGCGATCTACTTCACCCTGCGCAGCACCTCCGCCTCCCTCTGGGCCGAAGAGACCCAGCTGCTCAATGTCCCCTTCGCGACCGTCAACACCGTCATCCTGGTGCTGTCCTCGGTCACGTGCCAGATGGGCGTCTTCGCCGCCGAGCGGTACCAGCCGTACACGGTCAAGACGAACAGCTTCTGGCGCCGCTGGGGAATGGTCGAGTGGTTCTACCTCACCTTCATCCTCGGCGCGGTCTTCGTGTCCGGTCAGGTGTGGGAGTACGCGACGCTGGTGGCGGAGGGCATGCCCATCGATGCCAACCCCTACGCCTCGGCCTTCTACCTCACCACCGGCTTCCACGCCCTGCACGTGACGGGTGGCCTCATCGCCTTCCTGCTCGTGATCGGTCGCGCCTACGCCGTGAAGAACTTCGGCCGGAAAGAGATGACCACCTCGATCGTCGTGTCCTACTACTGGCACTTCGTCGACGTGGTCTGGATCGCCCTGTTCTTCGTCATCTACTTCCTCAAGTAA
- the qcrC gene encoding cytochrome bc1 complex diheme cytochrome c subunit yields the protein MAREKKTRRASGRRSPLAAAALIGIGLLLTGGVYAGASAAMAATSTTPVSEANSATTVEEGEKLFQANCATCHGLDLEGSQQGPSLFGVGELSVHFQVSTGRMPLQAQGPQAPVKPVQFTDEQINAIAAYVQASAPGPQYPTEELVDGEGDLAHGAELFRINCAMCHNVAGAGGALTEGKWAPDLHTVSPVNMYAAMVTGPQNMPVFNDLNLTPEDKRDVISYLMYLQKTDSPGGYALGSLGPVSEGLFIWIFGIGALIALTVWITAKSN from the coding sequence ATGGCACGCGAGAAGAAGACTCGTCGGGCGTCCGGGCGTCGTAGCCCCTTGGCCGCCGCCGCGCTGATCGGCATCGGACTCCTCCTGACCGGAGGCGTCTACGCCGGCGCCTCGGCCGCGATGGCCGCCACCTCCACGACTCCCGTCAGCGAGGCGAACTCCGCGACCACGGTCGAAGAGGGCGAGAAGCTGTTCCAGGCCAATTGCGCCACGTGCCACGGTCTCGACCTCGAAGGCAGCCAGCAGGGTCCGTCGCTGTTCGGCGTCGGTGAACTGTCGGTGCACTTCCAGGTGTCGACCGGCCGCATGCCGCTGCAGGCGCAGGGCCCGCAGGCACCGGTCAAGCCCGTGCAGTTCACCGACGAGCAGATCAATGCGATCGCCGCGTACGTCCAGGCCTCGGCGCCCGGGCCCCAGTACCCGACGGAAGAGCTGGTCGACGGCGAGGGCGACCTCGCGCACGGCGCCGAGCTCTTCCGCATCAACTGCGCCATGTGCCACAACGTCGCCGGCGCCGGTGGCGCGCTGACCGAGGGCAAGTGGGCCCCGGATCTGCACACCGTCAGCCCCGTCAACATGTACGCGGCCATGGTGACCGGTCCGCAGAACATGCCGGTCTTCAACGACCTCAACCTCACCCCCGAAGACAAGCGCGACGTCATCTCGTACCTGATGTACCTGCAGAAGACCGACTCTCCCGGTGGTTACGCCCTCGGGTCGCTGGGTCCGGTCTCGGAGGGTCTGTTCATCTGGATCTTCGGTATCGGGGCACTCATCGCCCTGACCGTGTGGATCACGGCGAAGTCCAACTGA
- the qcrA gene encoding cytochrome bc1 complex Rieske iron-sulfur subunit, giving the protein MAHEDDALEHGRASWKPGSGLAVAVPDAAQNPGLPGHRQRMTDKDPQEMKRAVRTVYTLFYVSVAASIFASIAYMIFPIESGSMIDIRYNNLFIGLGIAFALLAIGIGTIHWGKSVMSDKEYIEDRHATRGRDEVREGAVNVFAEADKDSGFGRREIIRNSMFAALAASIIPGITLFRGLAPQDQNPVTLLSHTMWKEGMRLSHDPSGRPIRAADVTLGSAFHVIPEELAGLGHDEGYLEEKAKAIVLLMRMQPEQLNPETNNLDWSYDGIVAYSKVCTHVGCPVALYEQQTHHLLCPCHQSQFDVANGAAVIFGPAARPLPQLPITVDAEGYLVAQSDFLEPVGPSFWERS; this is encoded by the coding sequence ATGGCACACGAGGACGACGCACTCGAGCACGGGAGGGCTTCCTGGAAGCCCGGCTCGGGGCTCGCCGTCGCGGTTCCCGACGCCGCGCAGAACCCCGGTCTTCCCGGTCACCGCCAGCGGATGACCGACAAGGACCCGCAGGAGATGAAACGTGCGGTCCGCACGGTCTACACCCTGTTCTACGTCTCCGTCGCGGCGAGCATCTTCGCGAGCATCGCCTACATGATCTTCCCGATCGAGTCGGGTTCGATGATCGACATCCGCTACAACAACCTCTTCATCGGACTCGGCATCGCCTTCGCGCTGCTCGCGATCGGCATCGGCACCATCCACTGGGGCAAGTCGGTCATGTCCGACAAGGAGTACATCGAGGACCGTCACGCGACACGCGGTCGCGACGAGGTCCGCGAGGGTGCGGTCAACGTCTTCGCCGAGGCCGACAAGGACTCCGGCTTCGGTCGTCGCGAGATCATCCGCAACTCGATGTTCGCCGCTCTGGCCGCCTCGATCATCCCCGGCATCACCCTCTTCCGCGGCCTCGCGCCGCAGGATCAGAACCCGGTGACGCTGCTGAGCCACACGATGTGGAAAGAGGGGATGCGCCTGTCGCACGACCCCTCCGGGCGTCCCATCCGTGCCGCCGACGTGACCCTCGGCTCCGCCTTCCACGTCATCCCGGAAGAACTCGCGGGCCTGGGCCACGACGAGGGCTACCTCGAAGAGAAGGCAAAGGCCATCGTGCTGCTGATGCGCATGCAGCCCGAGCAGCTCAACCCCGAGACCAACAACCTCGACTGGTCGTACGACGGCATCGTCGCGTACTCCAAGGTCTGCACGCACGTCGGCTGCCCCGTGGCCCTCTACGAGCAGCAGACCCACCACCTTCTGTGCCCCTGCCACCAGTCGCAGTTCGACGTCGCCAATGGTGCGGCCGTCATCTTCGGCCCGGCGGCCCGTCCCCTGCCGCAGCTCCCCATCACCGTCGACGCCGAGGGTTACCTCGTCGCCCAGAGTGACTTCCTCGAGCCCGTCGGCCCCAGCTTCTGGGAGCGCTCATGA
- the qcrB gene encoding cytochrome bc1 complex cytochrome b subunit encodes MSTGTHPTENVTTEPAVYSGPPQAPAGRDGKPLGGRFVGAAANYMDERTSMSGIVKELGRKVFPDHWSFMLGEIALWSFVVVLLSGTFLTFFFQASMVETHYDGAYEPMRGIAMSAAMESALHISFDLRGGLLVRQIHHWAALVFVAGIGVHMLRVFFTGAFRKPRELNWVVGFILFILAMAEGFTGYSLPDDLLSGNGLRIIDGMIKGLPIIGTWTSFLLFGGEFPGTAIVGRLYTLHILLLPAILVALLAVHLMLMIINKHTQFAGPARTNSNVVGYPMLPVYASKMGGFFFITFGVIVLIAALVTINPIWNYGPYDPSPVSAGTQPDWYIGFADGALRLVPPHLEFVLWGHTWSWNIIFPVAVLGLFIVLVLVYPFIEAWVTGDKREHHIAQRPRNAATRTAIGAAGVTFYAVMWAAASSDIIATHFHLTMEGVIHALQALLILGPIFAYFVTKRICIALQKKDREIALHGYESGRIVRLPGGEYIEVHQPVDEYERWKLVDNETYEPLVVRPNEKGQIPWHENVRASVSRWFFEDRLAPLTQAEIDAAVAHQHHEIDHIAHEEADEIAGADARADEDGRPRNAVGERVEVEFPAPRGLNDSSRDKS; translated from the coding sequence ATGAGCACCGGTACTCACCCCACCGAGAACGTCACCACCGAACCGGCCGTCTACTCGGGGCCGCCGCAGGCCCCGGCCGGTCGCGACGGCAAACCGCTCGGCGGTCGCTTCGTCGGCGCAGCGGCCAACTACATGGACGAGCGCACCAGCATGTCGGGCATCGTCAAGGAGCTCGGCCGCAAGGTCTTCCCCGACCACTGGTCGTTCATGCTCGGCGAGATCGCGCTGTGGAGCTTCGTCGTCGTGCTGCTGTCGGGCACGTTCCTGACCTTTTTCTTCCAGGCGTCGATGGTGGAGACTCACTACGACGGCGCCTATGAGCCCATGCGCGGCATCGCGATGTCCGCGGCCATGGAGTCGGCACTGCACATCTCGTTCGATCTGCGCGGCGGTCTGCTCGTGCGCCAGATCCACCACTGGGCGGCGCTGGTCTTCGTCGCCGGTATCGGCGTGCACATGCTCCGAGTGTTCTTCACGGGAGCCTTCCGCAAGCCGCGCGAGCTCAACTGGGTGGTCGGATTCATCCTCTTCATCCTCGCGATGGCAGAGGGCTTCACCGGCTACTCGCTTCCCGACGACCTGCTCTCGGGCAACGGTCTCCGCATCATCGACGGCATGATCAAGGGTCTGCCGATCATCGGAACGTGGACCTCGTTCCTCCTGTTCGGCGGAGAGTTCCCCGGCACGGCGATCGTCGGACGCCTGTACACCCTGCACATCCTTCTGCTGCCGGCGATCCTCGTCGCGCTGCTGGCTGTGCACCTCATGCTGATGATCATCAACAAGCACACGCAGTTCGCCGGCCCGGCCCGCACGAACAGCAACGTCGTGGGCTACCCGATGCTGCCGGTGTACGCCTCGAAGATGGGTGGCTTCTTCTTCATCACGTTCGGTGTCATCGTCTTGATCGCCGCACTGGTGACGATCAACCCGATCTGGAACTACGGACCCTACGACCCCTCCCCCGTCTCGGCCGGTACGCAGCCGGACTGGTACATCGGCTTCGCCGACGGCGCGCTGCGCCTCGTACCGCCGCACCTCGAGTTCGTGCTGTGGGGCCACACCTGGTCGTGGAACATCATCTTCCCGGTCGCCGTGCTCGGTCTGTTCATCGTCCTGGTGCTCGTCTACCCGTTCATCGAGGCGTGGGTCACCGGTGACAAGCGCGAGCACCACATCGCCCAGCGTCCGCGCAACGCCGCGACGCGGACCGCGATCGGTGCGGCCGGGGTGACGTTCTACGCCGTGATGTGGGCGGCCGCCTCGTCGGACATCATCGCCACGCACTTCCACCTCACGATGGAGGGCGTCATCCACGCCCTGCAGGCCCTGCTGATCCTGGGCCCGATCTTCGCGTACTTCGTCACCAAGCGCATCTGCATCGCGCTGCAGAAGAAGGACCGCGAGATCGCCCTCCACGGGTACGAGTCGGGCCGTATCGTGCGTCTCCCCGGGGGCGAGTACATCGAGGTCCACCAGCCGGTCGACGAATACGAGCGCTGGAAGCTCGTGGACAACGAGACCTACGAGCCGCTCGTCGTCCGCCCGAACGAGAAGGGCCAGATCCCCTGGCACGAGAACGTTCGCGCCTCGGTGTCCCGGTGGTTCTTCGAGGACCGTCTCGCCCCGCTCACGCAGGCCGAGATCGATGCGGCGGTCGCGCACCAGCACCACGAGATCGACCACATCGCGCACGAGGAGGCCGACGAGATCGCCGGCGCCGATGCGCGCGCCGACGAGGACGGTCGTCCGCGCAACGCGGTAGGCGAACGTGTCGAGGTCGAGTTCCCGGCTCCGCGGGGTCTCAACGACTCGAGCCGCGACAAGAGCTGA
- a CDS encoding rhodanese-like domain-containing protein, which translates to MTDALAYFQARLAFETDPSDVYAAQKSGDAFVLVDVRGAEAWAQGRITGAVHMPYREIAERAPRELDRDIPVVVYCWSPGCNAGQKGAVAFAQLGYTVREMIGGYEYWVREGQPFENDEGPCQRVYDPTVMVAHRASPELLPGRCADGSAQG; encoded by the coding sequence ATGACCGATGCCCTCGCGTACTTCCAGGCCCGACTCGCGTTCGAAACAGACCCTTCCGACGTGTACGCCGCTCAGAAGAGCGGTGATGCGTTCGTGCTCGTCGACGTCCGCGGCGCAGAGGCCTGGGCACAGGGGCGGATCACCGGTGCCGTCCACATGCCGTATCGAGAGATCGCCGAACGAGCGCCTCGCGAGTTGGACCGGGACATCCCCGTCGTCGTCTATTGCTGGAGTCCGGGGTGCAATGCCGGGCAGAAGGGCGCTGTCGCCTTCGCCCAGCTCGGCTACACCGTCAGGGAGATGATCGGCGGGTACGAATACTGGGTGCGCGAAGGACAGCCCTTCGAGAACGACGAGGGTCCGTGCCAGCGCGTCTACGATCCCACCGTGATGGTCGCGCACCGCGCGTCGCCAGAGCTGCTCCCCGGTCGATGCGCCGACGGCAGCGCGCAAGGGTGA
- a CDS encoding alpha/beta fold hydrolase, producing MHPPLQPFATGFLSRPDGARLYWETSGNPTGRPALYLHGGPGGGLGTGGYRRRFDPDLHLIVGLDQRGCGRSTPWACDDLASLQTQTMDHLLDDVEALREHLHIDRWLLHGVSWGSTLALAYALAHPERVTDIVALAVTTGSRWEIDWITDGIAPVFPEAYKTLREPLRPEERTIEGYARLLTDPDSQVRVDAGDRWDAWEATHISLGPHAKPGPLHAEPRHRLNFATLATHYWARDCFLPGARAVLPRAGALAPIPGVLVHGRRDISGPALTAWQLHRSWPGSRLEIVEEDGHGGPRSAELAGLAMDAFARDARGESAG from the coding sequence ATGCACCCTCCCCTTCAGCCGTTCGCGACGGGCTTCCTGTCCCGTCCCGATGGCGCACGTCTGTACTGGGAGACCTCGGGAAATCCCACGGGTCGGCCGGCGCTCTACCTGCACGGTGGCCCCGGTGGAGGACTCGGGACGGGTGGGTACCGGCGCCGATTCGACCCCGACCTTCACTTGATCGTGGGTCTGGATCAGCGAGGATGCGGACGAAGCACTCCCTGGGCCTGTGACGATCTCGCGAGTCTGCAGACACAGACCATGGATCATCTCCTTGACGACGTGGAAGCCCTTCGCGAGCACCTGCACATCGACAGGTGGTTGCTGCACGGCGTCTCGTGGGGATCCACCCTGGCACTCGCTTATGCGCTCGCACACCCCGAGCGCGTGACGGACATCGTCGCTCTCGCCGTCACCACCGGTAGCCGGTGGGAGATCGACTGGATCACCGACGGGATCGCGCCGGTGTTCCCCGAGGCATATAAAACGCTGCGGGAGCCGCTCCGACCGGAAGAACGCACCATCGAGGGGTACGCGCGCCTGCTCACGGACCCGGACTCGCAGGTCCGCGTCGACGCGGGCGACCGATGGGACGCATGGGAAGCGACGCACATCTCCCTCGGGCCCCACGCGAAACCGGGTCCCCTCCACGCCGAGCCACGGCACCGCCTCAACTTCGCCACGCTCGCGACGCACTACTGGGCTCGCGACTGCTTCCTCCCGGGCGCACGGGCGGTACTCCCCCGGGCTGGAGCCCTCGCACCGATCCCGGGCGTGCTCGTGCACGGACGACGCGACATCAGCGGGCCGGCTCTGACCGCCTGGCAGCTGCACCGGTCGTGGCCCGGCAGTCGTCTCGAGATCGTCGAGGAAGACGGGCACGGCGGACCGAGAAGCGCCGAGCTCGCCGGGCTCGCGATGGACGCGTTCGCACGCGACGCACGAGGAGAGAGCGCGGGCTGA